Proteins from a genomic interval of Dasania marina DSM 21967:
- a CDS encoding TetR family transcriptional regulator C-terminal domain-containing protein, with product MTKTTATPARKRRAMPKQDRRIQLIKATISCIANKGLSNITMADITTEAGLSLGIVNLHFQSKNNLLVETLRFVVDEYNEGQAKILKKRSSKTTQEILEDHLAFDFSAKVCQKDKLAVWFGFWGEAKTRPTYQKICTESDNATELSITALFEEVIHEGKYSLADAAIITKGYTAIVEGLWLDLLIAPGAFNRKNANQVARTYLAVMFPKHISL from the coding sequence ATGACTAAAACCACCGCTACCCCTGCCCGCAAGCGCCGCGCCATGCCCAAACAAGACCGTCGCATACAGCTCATTAAAGCCACTATTAGCTGTATCGCCAACAAGGGCCTGTCTAATATCACCATGGCCGACATTACCACCGAGGCCGGATTGAGTTTAGGTATAGTCAACTTACATTTTCAGAGCAAAAACAATCTATTGGTGGAAACCCTGCGCTTTGTGGTGGATGAATACAATGAGGGCCAAGCCAAGATACTTAAGAAGCGTAGCAGTAAAACCACGCAGGAGATTTTAGAGGATCATCTGGCCTTCGATTTTAGCGCCAAGGTCTGCCAAAAAGACAAGCTGGCGGTATGGTTTGGCTTTTGGGGCGAGGCCAAAACCCGCCCCACCTACCAAAAAATCTGTACCGAATCAGATAACGCTACCGAACTATCCATCACCGCACTGTTTGAGGAGGTTATCCACGAGGGCAAGTACTCTCTAGCCGATGCCGCCATCATCACCAAGGGCTATACCGCCATTGTTGAAGGCCTGTGGTTAGACTTACTTATCGCCCCTGGCGCCTTTAACCGCAAAAATGCCAACCAGGTAGCCAGAACCTATTTGGCCGTCATGTTCCCCAAGCATATTAGCCTTTAG
- a CDS encoding MATE family efflux transporter: MTDKFDPITGNPSAVFFRYAIPSVLGLLSISSAQMIDAMFVGNYVGKEALAAINLTIPAITLVYAIVFMLAVGGSVVAGKFLGENKPLAAADSFTKIMLTVLFFSLLLCIPGMVFIEQVAKALGATAELQANVHTYLYLQLLFTPMIMVGAALSYFVVADGRPILSSIAFMTSAALNVILDWLFIVVMDKGLAGAALATGLSGCVIILILLPHPFSKKAKLKFVKLQGSWLPVLKAAINGISEFTNEISVGIVTLLFNWIIITELGTEGIAAFTVIIYLLFLGVMISYGISEALQPTISKNLGAKNYGNIRKYLTIAISSSIIVGAAFCLVLLLIPEPIIQLFLKAEETHTIAIAKTFISYFWPTFLFLGANIAFTSYFTAIHQPIPSAILALTRSLIFPLLFVFTLPLWFGNKGIYLAIPLAEGMTCLLAIALMYRCKLPTADNR, translated from the coding sequence ATGACAGATAAATTTGACCCGATTACGGGCAACCCCAGCGCCGTTTTTTTTCGTTACGCGATACCTTCAGTACTAGGCCTACTCTCTATTTCATCAGCCCAAATGATAGATGCTATGTTTGTGGGCAACTATGTCGGCAAGGAGGCACTGGCCGCCATAAACTTAACCATACCGGCCATTACCCTTGTTTATGCCATTGTGTTTATGCTGGCCGTAGGCGGATCGGTAGTCGCGGGCAAATTCTTAGGCGAAAACAAGCCCCTGGCCGCCGCTGATAGTTTCACTAAAATCATGCTCACGGTACTTTTTTTTAGTCTATTGCTCTGCATACCTGGCATGGTTTTTATCGAACAGGTCGCCAAAGCCCTAGGGGCCACCGCCGAGCTGCAGGCAAATGTGCATACCTACTTATACCTGCAATTATTATTTACCCCTATGATTATGGTAGGTGCAGCTTTAAGCTATTTTGTCGTCGCTGATGGCCGCCCTATACTCAGCTCCATAGCGTTTATGACTAGCGCCGCACTCAACGTAATACTGGACTGGCTGTTTATAGTAGTAATGGATAAAGGACTAGCCGGCGCGGCACTCGCCACAGGGCTATCGGGCTGCGTGATTATTTTGATTCTGCTTCCCCACCCCTTTTCTAAAAAAGCTAAACTCAAATTTGTTAAGCTGCAAGGCTCTTGGCTACCGGTATTAAAAGCGGCCATCAATGGCATCTCTGAGTTCACCAATGAAATTTCGGTAGGCATAGTCACTCTGCTTTTTAACTGGATTATCATCACCGAGCTAGGCACCGAAGGCATCGCCGCCTTTACCGTCATCATTTACCTGCTGTTCTTAGGGGTAATGATTTCTTACGGCATTAGCGAAGCCCTACAGCCCACCATCAGCAAAAACTTAGGGGCCAAAAACTATGGCAATATACGCAAATATTTAACTATCGCCATCTCCTCATCTATTATTGTGGGAGCCGCTTTTTGCCTAGTACTACTACTTATCCCCGAACCCATTATTCAGTTGTTTTTAAAAGCGGAAGAAACCCACACCATTGCCATAGCTAAAACCTTTATCAGTTATTTTTGGCCCACCTTCTTATTTCTGGGTGCCAATATTGCCTTCACCTCCTACTTTACCGCCATACATCAACCCATCCCCTCGGCCATACTGGCACTGACCCGCAGCCTAATTTTTCCGTTACTATTTGTATTTACTCTGCCGCTATGGTTTGGCAACAAAGGGATATACCTGGCCATTCCCTTGGCAGAAGGCATGACCTGCCTATTAGCCATAGCCCTAATGTATCGCTGCAAACTGCCTACAGCAGATAACCGCTAA
- a CDS encoding phytoene desaturase family protein — translation MKKYDAIVIGAGHNGLTNAAYLAKAGLDVLVVEMNSYIGGATVSRELHTDWKYTNCSYVCGLLRPEINRDLELPRHGLQVVPYGGGVTFMQNGDYYGNYSDHNRQHREMARHSVRDANAYERYGADVTKQTRLIRKFLLRTPPDPASWKMRDIKEMMVLAKTVTDMKTDVNFADTLKYWTKSVGEFLDEYFESDIIKAHLGGTGIIGTALGVYSPGTAYVLLHHYMGDVDGTAGAWGFTRGGMGAVADALASSFKSFGGEIVCDAKVKQIMVKNGKTTGVALENGTEYYSDIVVSNLEAKRTFLGIMDEADLPEYVIERAKNFKSRGSSGKVNIALDGLPTFPALPKGSSLMAGDFHFTDSLERMEKAYDDWKDGMFSRDPYVDTLIPTLTDPTMAPPGKHMMTCFVQYCPPKIKGKEWTDADRDAFGQTVIDQVANYSPDFKDLILHAEVRTPREIEAEIGLTDGNIFQGELSFDQLFSNRPFPGYGQYRGPVQGMYMCGSSTHPGGGVMAAPGANAAREILMDLKRTNTVPEGYADD, via the coding sequence GTGAAAAAATACGATGCCATAGTCATCGGTGCGGGGCATAACGGCCTCACCAATGCAGCGTATCTGGCCAAAGCAGGGCTAGATGTCTTAGTGGTGGAGATGAACTCCTATATTGGTGGTGCCACGGTTAGCCGTGAATTGCATACTGATTGGAAATACACCAACTGTTCCTATGTCTGTGGTCTATTAAGGCCCGAAATTAACCGCGATTTAGAGTTGCCTAGACACGGCTTACAAGTTGTACCCTATGGTGGCGGTGTAACCTTTATGCAGAATGGCGATTACTACGGTAATTACTCCGACCACAACCGCCAGCATCGCGAAATGGCCCGCCACTCTGTGCGCGATGCCAATGCCTATGAGCGCTATGGCGCTGATGTAACCAAGCAAACGCGTTTGATTCGTAAATTTTTGCTGCGTACGCCGCCCGATCCAGCGTCTTGGAAAATGCGCGACATTAAAGAAATGATGGTTTTGGCCAAAACCGTTACGGATATGAAAACCGATGTTAACTTTGCAGATACTTTAAAGTATTGGACTAAGTCGGTCGGTGAATTCTTAGATGAATACTTTGAGTCCGACATTATTAAAGCCCACTTAGGCGGCACCGGCATTATCGGTACGGCTTTGGGTGTGTACTCTCCTGGTACGGCCTACGTGTTGTTGCATCACTATATGGGTGATGTCGATGGTACTGCCGGCGCTTGGGGCTTTACCCGCGGTGGCATGGGTGCCGTTGCGGATGCTTTAGCCAGCTCTTTTAAATCTTTTGGTGGTGAGATTGTTTGCGACGCCAAAGTTAAACAGATCATGGTTAAAAATGGCAAAACTACCGGTGTAGCGCTAGAAAACGGCACTGAGTATTACTCTGATATCGTGGTATCTAACTTAGAAGCTAAGCGTACCTTCTTAGGCATTATGGATGAGGCTGATTTACCCGAGTACGTAATTGAGCGCGCGAAAAACTTTAAGTCTCGCGGTTCATCGGGCAAGGTGAATATTGCACTCGATGGCTTGCCCACCTTTCCTGCGTTGCCAAAAGGTAGCTCACTGATGGCGGGTGACTTTCACTTTACCGATTCCTTAGAGCGTATGGAAAAAGCCTACGACGATTGGAAGGATGGTATGTTCTCTCGCGATCCTTACGTCGACACCCTAATTCCCACTTTAACAGATCCCACCATGGCGCCTCCGGGCAAACATATGATGACCTGTTTTGTGCAGTACTGCCCGCCAAAAATTAAGGGTAAAGAATGGACGGATGCTGATAGGGATGCATTCGGGCAAACCGTTATCGATCAGGTTGCTAACTACAGCCCTGACTTTAAAGACCTTATTTTGCACGCGGAAGTCCGTACCCCGCGTGAAATTGAAGCAGAGATTGGCTTAACCGACGGTAACATCTTCCAAGGTGAATTATCCTTCGATCAGCTGTTCTCTAACCGCCCCTTCCCAGGGTATGGCCAGTACCGTGGCCCAGTGCAAGGTATGTACATGTGTGGCTCCAGCACTCACCCTGGTGGTGGAGTTATGGCGGCGCCAGGCGCCAACGCCGCGCGTGAAATACTGATGGATTTAAAACGTACTAACACTGTTCCCGAGGGCTATGCAGATGACTAA